From a single Cryptococcus deuterogattii R265 chromosome 5, complete sequence genomic region:
- a CDS encoding ribonuclease Z, whose translation MISTETYQPNWAVRAVTTPTKDTDLCLYVSFDNVRFLFGCGEGTQRAFAQKKIGFSRLGGVFIGSGELKGRGGLPGVLMSASDAGISKIDVIGPPDISQYLATLRSSVIRDALTVNVTSYPRDVATGTSVKLFESRNITVHGVALVPKLNSSSINEVNMVYSPYDPYSATFQPSHLSPSDLQKWCDHVVRDMFQNNAQARLSKRAPSPTPPPTSPRLGSPIGSPKRPRVSNVFLAPDGTINAARPDPRAPLPLPSDADVETQMVYICQAPDVRGKFDVAKATALGVPNGPLRGKLTRGESIEVSDPNVEGGIRVVKPEDCLIGGGKGGTLVIVNCTEKTLQALLDCEALRQWQKKSPVGAKEGEGEVDVMVHRVPRSVWVDKRYQAWMQSFGEKTKHLIANTTPATDHAVFNSAAWNTLHLSLIEPTIFHPPFLRHPSTSFTSLESTLPSNVTFIHPNDFVKMYPPSPLETFPWHEKDLPFTVTENQADDAREKVKKEKKEYGEVCEKARNTVRQLDMEKAKAKEMNNENEYSDDIVVTTLGTGSAIPSKYRNVSSTHLAIPSLGGILLDAGEGTLGQLRRRFGDGLKSVLGEMKMVFVSHMHADHHLGVNAVLEERFRLGITTPLYIVAPYLIALSLQETATWQAAGTEQGLKNVRFLCVERLGERMSADIPGEDDSQKIEWTQKEGGGKGRWPFVPLHGFSESVSKIQRHYLRQLFVDLGLTAIYVPSVPHRGRAYGLVLEGNPVGKDGVNRKGWKIVYSGDTKPSQKLVEAGKGATLLIHEATLEDDKPEVAAVKGHSTFSQAINVGKEMGAKYILLNHFSQRYPKLPKLPMPTSVAPGVQAPSTSTAEPNGVVDEIATLSASSTSLEVSTEPIVSISFDFMSLRLGDMWKMPYYMEGLSMLFAEPEDGEDVVEEAQATEGVNAGGKEKKEKGGKKDKGHGKESAIAKGSGGGKGNDTVVTEPALKSKRSLKKEAARAIKAKAEDERVAASMTGVAVGGVQKEAKEKRAGSPGLEGPDRKRRSTDVEESGVEEV comes from the exons ATGATCAGTACAGAGACTTATCAGCCGAATTGGGCTGTTCGAGCAGTAACCACACCAACAAAAGACACGGACCTCTGCCTATATGTCTCTTTTGATAATGTTCGCTTTTTGTttggatgtggagaagggacCCAAAGAGCATTTGCTCAGAAGAAAATCGGCTTCTCGAGACTTGGCGGTGTGTTTATTGGAAGTGGTGAGCTGAAAGGGAGAGGCGGGTTACCTG GTGTTTTGATGTCTGCATCTGATGCAGGTATTTCCAAGATAGACGTTATTGGCCCTCCAGACATATCTCAATATTTAGCAACCTTAAGGTCGTCTGTAATTCG TGATGCTTTGACGGTTAACGTCACTTCTTACCCCAGGGACGTTGCTACTGGCACTTCGGTAAAGCTTTTTGAGTCGAGAAATATAACCGTCCACGGTGTTGCCCTTGTTCCTAAGTTaaattcatcttcaatcaaTGAAGTCAACATGGTCTATTCTCCCTACGATCCCTACTCTGCCACATTCCAACCAAGCCACTTATCGCCCTCTGATCTGCAAAAATGGTGTGATCATGTTGTCCGGGATATGTTTCAAAACAATGCACAAGCTCGTCTTTCAAAACGGGCGCCTTCTCCTACTCCACCTCCGACATCTCCTCGATTAGGCTCTCCCATTGGCTCGCCCAAGAGACCGCGAGTAAGCAATGTCTTTCTAGCGCCTGATGGCACTATAAATGCTGCTCGTCCTGATCCGCGAGCTCCGCTGCCCTTACCTTCCGATGCCGATGTTGAAACACAAATGGTGTATATTTGCCAAGCCCCAGATGTTCGGGGTAAATTTGATGTCGCGAAAGCAACCGCTCTTGGAGTACCTAATGGCCCTTTGAGAGGGAAATTGACAAGGGGTGAGTCGATCGAAGTGTCGGATCCAAATGTGGAAGGTGGGATAAGGGTGGTGAAGCCTGAGGATTGTTTgattggaggaggaaaaggagggacCCTTGTCATTGTAAACTGTACAGAAAAAACACTACAAGCGTTACTTGATTGTGAGGCTTTGCGTcaatggcagaagaagtcgCCAGTTGGGgcaaaggaaggtgagggagaggtggaTGTGATGGTACACAGAGTGCCAAGAAGTGTTTGGGTAGACAAACGTTACCAAGCGTGGATGCAATCAtttggagagaagacgaaA CATCTGATAGCGAATACAACTCCTGCTACCGATCATGCTGTATTCAACTCTGCCGCATGGAAcacccttcatctttctctcatcGAGCCTACAATTTTCCACCCACCATTTCTTCGCCATCCTTCTACCTCATTTACCAGCCTTGAGTCCACTCTGCCCTCTAACGTTACCTTCATTCATCCGAATGACTTTGTCAAGATGTATCCGCCTTCCCCACTAGAGACATTCCCGTGGCATGAGAAGGACTTACCTTTCACAGTCACCGAAAATCAAGCGGACGATGCAAgggagaaagtgaagaaagaaaaaaaagagtacGGTGAAGTGTGTGAAAAAGCTAGAAACACAGTGCGACAACTCGACATGGAAAAAGCGAAggcaaaagagatgaataACGAGAACGAATACAGTGACGACATTGTAGTTACAACTCTTGGCACAGGCTCAGccatcccttccaaatACCGCAACGTCTCCTCAACCCATCTAGCCATACCGTCCCTAGGTGGTATACTTCTTGATGCTGGGGAAGGTACCTTGGGACAGCTAAGGAGAAGGTTCGGCGACGGGTTGAAGAGTGTCTTAGGAgaaatgaagatggtatTTGTGAGTCATATGCACGCCGACCATCATTTGGGAGTGAACGCAGTACTGGAAGAGAGATTTAGA CTCGGCATTACTACACCTCTTTACATCGTCGCTCCTTACTTGATCGCTCTGAGCTTACAAGAAACAGCCACTTGGCAAGCTGCGGGAACAGAGCAAGGGCTGAAGAATGTCAGGTTTTTGTGTGTAGAAAGGTTAGGTGAAAGAATGTCAGCGGATATCCCGGGGGAGGATGACTCTCAGAAGATCGAGTGGACacagaaggaaggaggcggGAAGGGAAGGTGGCCGTTTGTTCCTTTGCATGGCTTCTCCGAGTCTGT CTCCAAAATCCAGCGGCATTACCTTCGCCAACTGTTCGTTGACCTGGGTCTCACCGCCATCTACGTGCCCTCCGTACCTCACCGTGGAAGAGCTTACGGTCTCGTTCTCGAAGGCAACCCTGTTGGAAAGGACGGGGTGAAtaggaagggatggaaaatTGTCTACTCTGGCGATACTAAACCCTCACAAAAACTTGTCGAAGCTGGCAAGGGCGCCACACTATTGATTCACGAAGCGACACTTGAAGACGATAAGCCAGAGGTGGCGGCGGTCAAGGGACATAGTACATTCTCGCAGGCGATCAACGTCGGAAAGGA AATGGGAGCCAAGTatattcttctcaaccaTTTCTCTCAACGATACCCTAAACTACCAAAGTTGCCCATGCCCACATCTGTCGCGCCTGGCGTCCAAgccccctccacctccactgCTGAACCAAATGGTGTAGTCGATGAGATTGCCACTTTATCTGCCTCTTCGACCAGCTTAGAAGTTTCAACCGAACCTATTGTATCAATCTCATTCGACTTCATGTCCCTTCGTCTCGGTGACATGTGGAAGATGCCCTACTATATGGAAGGATTGTCGATGTTGTTTGCTGAGCcggaagatggggaagatgttgTGGAGGAAGCTCAGGCGACTGAAGGCGTAAATGCaggtggaaaagagaagaaggagaagggaggaaagaaggacaaggggCATGGGAAAGAAAGCGCGATCGCCAAAGGGAGCGGCGGGGGGAAGGGTAATGATACTGTGGTGACGGAGCCCGCGTTAAAGTCAAAAAGATCCCTCAAGAAAGAAGCTGCTCGAGCGATCAAGGCGAAAGCGGAAGATGAACGAGTCGCTGCTTCGATGACTGGAGTAGCGGTTGGCGGTGTACAGAAAGAggcgaaggagaagagagcaGGAAGTCCCGGATTGGAAGGGCCCGATCGTAAGAGAAGATCGACGGACGTTGAGGAAAGTGGTGTCGAAGAGGTATGA
- a CDS encoding nucleolar protein 58 (genome sequence mistake), translating into MLVLTETSVGFVVFKLSSDAKIDNKDLWKEFETPEGANKALKVQAIQRFTSTASAVEDLAAVQDGRLTDSLSKFLLDTVGGADGEKKKKKKKIEEMLVVSDPKLAGTINKTLSIPVLSDSSTQDLYRGIRQQLASLLGGVDQKDLNTMSLGLGHSLSRFKLKFSTDKVDTMVIQAIALLDDLDKEINIYAMRVKEWYGWHFPEMAKIIVDNIAFARVVKAMGFRTNAVTTDFSLLLPEDLEATLKSAAELSMGTEISDSDMAHIHSLCDQVISISEYRTQLSEYLRNRMQAIAPNLTALVGELVGARLISHAGSLMNLAKHPASTVQILGAEKALFRALKTKHDTPKYGLIYHASLIGQAPQNSRVRWPVWLLPRLPSQSVSTPFPTPTLDQTSLLPRLESPTESSSSPGSVLWSTKLVSKVCAK; encoded by the exons ATGCTCGTCCTTACAGAGACATCCGTCGGcttcgtcgtcttcaagCTTAGCAGTGATGCCAAAATCGACAACAAGGACCTTTGGAAGGAGTTTGAGACACCCGAGGGTGCCAACAAGGC TTTGAAGGTCCAGGCCATTCAAAGATTTACATCCACAGCATCTGCCGTTGAGGATCTCGCCGCTGTCCAAGACGGACGATTGACAGACTCTCTCTCCAAGTTTTTGCTCGACACTGTTGGCGGTGCCGATggcgaaaagaagaagaagaagaagaagattgaagagatgTTGGTTGTCTCTGATCCCAAGTTGG CCGGTACCATCAATAAAACTCTCTCTATCCCCGTCCTCTCTGACTCCTCTACCCAGGACCTCTACCGTGGTATCCGTCAACAGCTCGCCTCCCTTCTCGGCGGCGTTGACCAGAAAGATCTCAACACCATGTCTCTTGGTCTTGGTCACTCTCTCTCCCGATTCAAGCTTAAGTTCTCCACCGACAAGGTCGACACCATGGTTATTCAAGCTATCGCTTTGCTCGATGATTTGGACAAGGAGATTAACATATACGCCATGAGGGTTAAGGAGTGGTACGGATGGCATTTCCCTGAAATGGCCAAGATCATTGTCGACAACATTGCTTTCGCTCGTGTTGTGAAGGCCATGG GCTTCCGGACTAACGCCGTTACCACCGACTTCTCTCTGCTCCTTCCTGAAGACCTCGAAGCTACCCTCAAATCTGCCGCCGAGCTCTCTATGGGTACTGAAATCTCCGATTCCGACATGGCCCACATCCACTCCCTCTGTGACCAagtcatctccatctccgaATACCGCACCCAGCTCTCCGAATACCTCCGCAACCGTATGCAAGCCATCGCTCCCAACCTCACCGCCCTTGTCGGTGAGCTCGTCGGTGCCCGATTGATCAGCCACGCCGGTAGCTTGATGAACCTTGCCAAGCACCCCGCCAGTACCGTCCAAATTCTCGGTGCCGAGAAGGCCCTCTTCCGAGCGCTTAAGACCAAGCACGATACCCCTAAGTACGGTCTCATCTACCACGCCTCCCTCATTGGTCAAGCTCCTCAAAACTCAAGGGTAAGATGGCCCGTATGGTTGCTACCAAGGCTGCCCTCTCAATCCGTGTCGACGCCCTTTCCGACGCCGACTCTCGATCAGACGTCTCTGCTGCCGAGGTTGGAATCTCCAACCGAGTCAAGCTCGAGTCCAGGCTCCGTGCTTTGGAGCACCAAGCTGGTATCCAAAGTGTGCGCAAAGTAG
- a CDS encoding proteasome activator subunit 4: MLAKEPPTKSAPHYGQATAESGAFSYDDHYYDHEDVDLEDEIARLEEEAADSSDEEEGVDFVPMSEIWPSAMPNRLGKGYTTKDGVRRELDDPNDPRLSAVGLQMSLPYEVESLAEMDDKLDFICAKLIESVKAREFGMGFRVWDSALSIWMTMGYPMKRDVKIKLIFLYYETIFAPGLSASFIEDVANQFIALASDRTLTIYDFRIPWRPLYETLYLELFPHPNKLARHSMNLAPSLLNVAEEAQRFFHPSDVDEMLEIILPQLQPNMDSILATQTFLVHFLPISHCQKWLPVIFRLWQGYNSGLWDDQASDLMGQLAIAHVDPARSDPSLLSKIPRGLQNTPEEELSNPSAKKRARHHQLRLLEVAGKVQEDADGLSYWVDESDPSLPPEEKLGSPDWQGIRKDVGIFTDEQFEFLMSKCLRSLNVPVGGAVASQNSMSVTVADTRASKKILDAKKPIDRVQSLAETIVFSISEDALPLVSGGTGTATGAVTPSGIATPSGKGAVGKMKDSLAAVGRKEELHRRYLAGSKALDHLSKLLTSCETFFHPSNSGHWSNFLCTFLSHLANNFIERLKSEEEPSCKTPPAWRITPAIKREFVLILRPLALTAIFNKDMKAVASAVSALKKLSLLEPDLIMPAILERAVPSLQGLEETQRTPAVTYALAALASPLAARQIWRQGGMYIADIFGLLLPGIDLNDPSKSALVSMCISNIVDFIYMGDISDGDGDVEMDGKISAEVENSRAVRKIPREKVEDDPNDPVQLEMEDLTPEEVNARIRMTTSTFRDWVTEFLGRVLLLFANLPEEGGKSGRAGGKTEQITLQSVLHTCGNVFAALSPPLFDLVLDQIIEYCTTTCRGNAVDAVGELVRNLAAANAPKVFKRLFPIIRQKIAAELKGGASSMRTTTTSIPLPSDAGLHWWQSILIGTLIPGRVCLSDPEVKAQYIDLLRLMIDNTHSERGWQWTGKIIEKTVSSLTSIYFSEMRMLNPSTWSSQDFTQNHHLYWGKLYRPSEVEPQWRTPSKEDVDMAIGVIGLADEAIGRIEALVKEEGRYADKEWTNEFCRAVNVVDKVLRGTYNLVAELEDHKIGGEKAPSYLPGDFTAHLPTYKSGLILTDPADSRYQLVQSFRHRTGEILNRAATALRSAGGGSDSSVDAVKLLVTTIGTYLTAYGVRSKQFSSAQSALSGMVATKKMFEGQRKHHRTIYLANASIHHQTRMTTLAYYRKRSELDDKLIVSMLNFCLSPFVRVRKSAQNALDTIAKLYRGVWVLCFPTLFQALQPGTDPDIMKGALYVLRYNHIGITRIGKDWRQLLELAECLLNAHHENKASVQALVSKATDELIARIKEPHAFDMNVRLEPIQEAADELASVISCKPDPALVEIVHQGTVERLQHQETQWDVFVDKVLAIAKSPNLNWRYVLNAARFLLSVMRRDRPMDLRLADFFMGNVQNPLPRIRDYGIVGTTRLLFSMTLRSLCQGSEELLFLEEPIDEYSKEIPLEDTSPEFTQRYLTSFRETPEDESKVVLQDRQQSGWLAWGNTLEVARFTGWDEPLFPVEEASLPGKEMIGKFISEESWWERLASLWAQENERNYPSATHIDFILALSQLYGPSVFRSIKPIVEGYLAEMESTKVYDRHKTRAMWEFLAGVLRGSMEWSGKDRKDFWDWFTPRLPELHGNIRHDTIKCWDTSIEYVLCDQDPRRFKPIVDFCINTALSANFQGASAFDLTRSVQLARSVIRCLQWRFNAWADDFVDAYFREVTCPYAEVRGLIASVLNAIDQLKFYPSYPSAAALVSDILQDPKDKKDVMHIRSGFFQPQLEKIMGSLAVLKDDRPHGPKAVLSDHDTSATTAILWLTVELSDVHAVSAFPYIIPYLPQIFELRELNDNIDLQRNCGRLLAMITSITPALDLIDPLMSALINILQESSSWRTRIKVMPVLSLVYFRNLSLLSEPCKAQCLDVVSACLRDPNQEVREMASSTLSGFLRCSQRAMVVILKDRFTREIQSITLPKRRGAPGQINPEYQETLIQLHGAVLGATALVEAFPYTVPKFIPKLLADVLAPRVSDPAPISTTIRSCVASFKRTHEKYQDKFSEDELSAMNYAQAGNSYYA, translated from the exons ATGCTGGCAAAAGAACCGCCCACCAAGTCAGCTCCACACTACGGACAGGCAACGGCTGAATCTGGCGCATTCTCATACGACGACCACTACTACGATCACGAAGACGTAGATCTCGAGGACGAGATCGCAAGactcgaagaagaggctgctGATTCAT cggacgaagaagaaggagttgaTTTTGTACCAATGAGCGAGATTTGGCCTTCAGCCATGCCCAACCGCCTGGGTAAGGGCTATACTACCAAAGATGGTGTTCGACGAGAGCTCGATGAT CCTAACGATCCCCGTCTCTCGGCTGTCGGTCTCCAAATGTCCCTTCCTTATGAAGTCGAATCTCTAGCTGAAATGGATGACAAGCTCGATTTCATCTGCGCCAAGCTTATCGAATCTGTCAAAGCCCGCGAGTTTGGGATGGGCTTCCGAGTCTGGGACTCCGCCCTCTCTATCTGGATGACAATGGGTTATCCTATGAAGCGTGATGTCAAGATCAAGCTCATCTTTTTGTACTACGAAACCATTTTTGCCCCGGGGTTATCAGCTTCATTCATCGAAGATGTTGCCAACCAATTCATCGCGCTAGCCTCCGACCGAACGCTTACCATTTATGATTTTCGAATTCCTTGGCGACCGCTCTATGAAACCCTCTACCTTGAGCTTTTCCCGCACCCTAACAAACTCGCTCGTCACTCTATGAACCTCGCCCCCTCGTTATTGAACGTTGCAGAAGAGGCTCAGCGattcttccacccttccGACGTTGACGAAATGCTTGAAATTATCCTCCCACAGCTCCAACCCAACATGGATTCTATCCTCGCTACCCAAACTTTCCTCGttcacttccttcccatctcccaTTGTCAGAAATGGCTGCCTGTCATTTTCAGGCTCTGGCAGGGGTACAACTCTGGTTTATGGGATGACCAAGCATCAGACCTTATGGGACAGCTCGCTATCGCACACGTTGATCCAGCCCGGTCAGACCCTTCACTCCTGTCCAAAATTCCTCGCGGGCTCCAAAATACACCCGAAGAAGAACTCTCCAACCCGTCGGCCAAAAAGCGGGCGAGGCACCACCAACTCCGTCTCCTTGAAGTTGCCGGCAAAGTCCAAGAAGATGCCGACGGTTTGTCGTACTGGGTTGACGAGAGCgacccttccctccctccaGAAGAAAAGTTGGGCAGCCCAGATTGGCAAGGAATAAGAAAGGATGTCGGTATCTTTACGGATGAACAGTTTGAATTCTTGATGAGCAAATGCTTGAGGTCGCTGAATGTACCTGTGGGAGGGGCAGTAGCGAGTCAGAATAGTATGTCGGTAACTGTTGCGGATACGAGGgccagcaagaagattCTTGATGCGAAAAAGCCTATTGACCGAGTTCAGTCGCTCGCAGAGACGATTgttttctccatctctgaGGATGCCCTCCCCCTTGTCTCTGGGGGAACCGGGACTGCCACAGGGGCAGTGACACCTTCCGGAATAGCGACGCCATCGGGCAAGGGAGCGGTCggcaagatgaaggataGTTTGGCAGCTGtcggaaggaaagaagagttgcATCGACGGTATCTAGCTGGATCAAAGGCACTGGATCATCTGTCAAAGTTATTAACGAGCTGCGAGACT TTCTTCCACCCAAGCAACTCTGGCCACTGGTCCAATTTCCTTTgcaccttcctttcccacctTGCCAACAACTTCATTGAACGGCTTAAatccgaagaagaaccatCGTGCAAAACGCCTCCAGCTTGGCGGATCACACCGGCTATCAAGCGAGAATTCGTTTTGATCCTTCGCCCGCTTGCACTTACGGCGATATTCAATAAAGATATGAAGGCCGTTGCTTCAGCAGTTTCAGCGCTGAAAAAGCTGTCTCTACTGGAGCCGGATTTGATCATGCCCGCTATTCTTGAGAGGGCAGTGCCGTCTCTTCAGGGGCTGGAAGAAACTCAGCGGACACCAGCTGTGACTTATGCTCTTGCGGCATTGGCTTCTCCCCTCGCGGCTCGACAGATCTGGAGGCAAGGAGGGATGTACATCGCAGATATTTTTGGGCTGCTATTGCCTGGCATTGATTTAAATGATCCAAGTAAGAGCGCGCTGGTGTCGATGTGCATCTCTAATATCGTTGATTTTATTTATATGGGCGACATTtctgatggtgatggtgatgttgagatggatgggaaaATATCGGCAGAAGTAGAAAATTCAAGGGCGGTGAGGAAGATACCCAGAGAGAAGGTCGAAGACGACCCCAACGACCCGGTTCAactggagatggaagatcttACTCCGGAAGAAGTCAATGCCCGTATTCGAATGACTACATCCACTTTCCGAGATTGGGTCACCGAATTCCTAGGCCGTGTCCTTCTGCTATTCGCCAATCTcccagaagaaggcggtAAATCCGGTCGAGCGGGAGGGAAGACGGAGCAAATCACTCTTCAGTCCGTTTTACACACATGCGGCAATGTCTTTGCTGCCCTGTCTCCACCACTCTTTGATCTGGTGTTAGACCAGATTATAGAGTATTGTACGACTACTTGTCGAGGGAATGCGGTAGATGCGGTAGGCGAGTTGGTGAGGAACTTGGCAGCTGCCAATGCGCCGAAAGTGTTCAAGAGGCTTTTCCCGATCATCAGACAGAAGATTGCGGCAGAATTGAAGGGAGGGGCAAGTTCAATGAgaacgacgacgacgagtATACCCTTGCCGAGTGATGCGGGATTGCATTGGTGGCAAAGTATTTTGATCGGGACCTTGATCCCAGGGCGGGTTTGC TTATCTGACCCTGAAGTCAAGGCCCAATATAttgaccttcttcgtctCATGATTGATAACACTCACTCTGAACGGGGATGGCAGTGGACCGGCAAGATCATCGAGAAGACAGTATCCTCTCTGACATCTATTTATTTTTCCGAGATGCGCATGCTCAATCCATCCACATGGAGTAGCCAAGACTTCACACAGAACCATCACCTCTACTGGGGCAAACTCTACCGCCCATCTGAAGTTGAGCCGCAATGGCGGACGCCAAGTAAGGAAGACGTGGACATGGCGATTGGTGTGATTGGATTGGCGGATGAAGCCATAGGAAGGATTGAAGCCCTtgtgaaagaggaagggaggtATGCCGATAAGGAGTGGACGAATGAGTTCTGCAGAGCGGTAAATGTGGTGGATAAGGTTCTGCGAGGCACATACAATTTGGTTGCTGAGCTTGAGGACCACAAGATCGGAGGGGAAAAGGCGCCTTC GTACCTCCCTGGAGATTTTACAGCCCATCTTCCGACCTACAAATCCggcctcatcctcaccgACCCAGCTGACTCGCGATACCAACTCGTCCAATCTTTCCGCCACCGTACCGGGGAAATCCTTAATCGCGCTGCAACCGCCCTCCGCTCCGCAGGCGGTGGCTCCGATTCATCTGTCGATGCTGTCAAGCTCCTTGTCACTACCATCGGTACATATCTCACTGCTTATGGTGTCCGTTCAAAGCAATTTAGCAGTGCTCAATCTGCCTTATCCGGAATGGTggcgacgaagaagatgtttgAGGGACAGAGAAAACACCATCGAACTATCTATCTTGCCAATGCGTCAATACATCACCAGACGCGAATGACAACACTGGCGTATTATCGAAAGCGTTCCGAATTGGACGACAAATTGATCGTCAGCATGCTCAATTTCTGTCTATCTCCCTTCGTACGCGTGAGAAAATCGGCGCAGAACGCTCTCGATACGATTGCGAAGCTGTACAGGGGTGTATGGGTCTTGTGTTTTCCTACACTATTCCAAGCGCTGCAGCCAGGGACAGATCCTGACATTATGAAGGGTGCGCTTTATGTCCTAAGATACAACCACATTGGTATCACTAGAATCGGGAAGGACTGGAGACAGCTCTTGGAGCTGGCCGAGTGTCTCCTGAACGCTCACCATGAGAACAAGGCTTCCGTGCAAGCTTTAGTGAGCAAGGCCACTGATGAGCTTATCGCGCGTATCAAGGAACCTCACGCCTTCGACATGAACGTTCGTCTCGAACCCATCCAAGAAGCTGCCGACGAGTTGGCCTCTGTCATCTCATGTAAGCCTGACCCGGCGTTGGTGGAAATTGTTCACCAAGGTACTGTTGAGCGCTTGCAGCATCAAGAGACGCAATGGGATGTCTTCGTAGATAAGGTTTTGGCTATTGCGAAGAGCCCAAACTTGAACTGGCGATACGTGTTGAATGCGGCGAGGTTCTTGCTGTCtgtgatgaggagagatCGGCCGATGGATCTGAGGTTGGCGGATTTCTTCATGGGAAATGTTCAGAATCCTCTCCCTAGGATTCGTGATTACGGTATCGT CGGCACCactcgtcttcttttctccatgaCACTTCGATCTCTTTGTCAAGGTTCAGAGgaactcctcttcctcgagGAGCCGATCGACGAATACTCGAAGGAAATTCCACTTGAGGATACCTCTCCAGAATTCACACAGCGTTACCTTACATCATTCCGCGAAACCCCCGAAGACGAATCGAAGGTTGTTCTTCAAGACAGACAGCAATCTGGGTGGCTGGCTTGGGGCAATACGCTGGAGGTAGCTAGGTTTACCGGGTGGGACGAGCCGCTATTTCCTGTCGAGGAGGCGAGCTTACCAGGTAAAGAGATGATTGGGAAGTTCATCAGTGAGGAAAGTTGGTGGGAGCGC CTTGCAAGTCTCTGGGCTCAAGAAAACGAACGTAATTACCCGTCAGCCACTCACATCGACTTCATTCTCGCTCTTTCCCAGCTTTATGGTCCCTCCGTCTTCCGCTCTATTAAACCGATCGTCGAAGGGTATCTTGCTGAGATGGAGTCCACAAAAGTCTACGACCGACATAAGACACGAGCAATGTGGGAGTTTTTAGCTGGCGTCCTTAGGGGGTCAATGGAGTGGTCTGGGAAGGATAGAAAGGATTTTTGGGACTGGTTTACCCCGAGGTTACCAGAATTGCATGGGAATATCAGGCACGATACTATTAA GTGCTGGGATACTTCAATTGAGTACGTATTATGCGATCAGGACCCAAGAAGGTTCAAACCAATTGTCGACTTCTGTATCAACACTGCTCTAAGTGCCAACTTCCAAGGAGCTTCTGCATTTGATC TGACTAGGAGTGTTCAGCTTGCGCGATCGGTCATCCGGTGTCTTCAGTGGCGTTTTAACGCTTGGGCGGATGACTTTGTCGACGCCTACTTCCGGGAAGTAACCTGTCCTTATGCTGAGGTCCGAGGCCTCATCGCTTCAGTACTCAATGCTATCGATCAGCTCAAA TTTTATCCTTCATATCCTTCCGCTGCCGCCCTAGTCTCCGATATTCTACAAGACCCCAAGGATAAGAAGGATGTCATGCACATCAGAAGCGGCTTCTTCCAGCCCCAACTCGAAAAGATCATGGGGTCGCTGGCGGTATTGAAGGATGATAGACCACATGGACCGAAGGCTGTTTTGTCCGATCATGACACTTCTGCAACTACAG CTATATTGTGGCTTACGGTCGAGTTGTCGGACGTCCACGCTGTGTCGGCTTTCCCCTACATCATTCCCTATCT TCCACAAATCTTCGAGCTTCGTGAACTCAACGACAATATTGACCTCCAGCGAAACTGCGGTCGCCTCCTTGCGATGATCACGTCCATCACTCCTGCTCTCGACCTTATTGATCCTCTTATGTCCGCATTGATCAACATTTTGCAAGAGTCTTCT TCTTGGAGAACGAGAATTAAGGTCATGCCTGTTTTAAGTTTGGTTTACTTTAGGAATCTGTCGTTGCTATCAGAGCCCTGTAAGGCTCAATGTTTGGATGTCGTGTCGGCGTGCTTAAGGGACCCCAACCAAGAAGTTCGAGAGATGGCATCTTC CACATTAAGCGGCTTCTTGCGTTGCTCTCAACGAGCGATGGTTGTTATCTTGAAG GATCGCTTCACTCGCGAGATCCAATCAATCACTCTCCCCAAACGACGTGGCGCCCCTGGCCAAATCAATCCGGAATATCAAGAGACGCTTATCCAACTGCATGGAGCCGTTCTGGGCGCGACTGCTCTCGTCGAAGCCTTCCCTTACACTGTCCCCAAATTCATCC CCAAACTTCTCGCCGACGTACTCGCTCCTCGAGTTTCAGACCCCGCTCCTATCTCTACAACTATTCGATCCTGTGTAGCC TCTTTCAAGCGGACTCATGAGAAATACCAAGATAAATTCTCGGAAGACGAATTGTCAGCGATGAATTATGCCCAAGCCGGTAATTCGTACT ACGCATAA